A section of the Thauera chlorobenzoica genome encodes:
- a CDS encoding LysR family transcriptional regulator has product MAMLNIDTRLLQVFDEIYKTRSVSLAAEQLGLGQPAVSIALGKLRQHFDDPLFVRTSTGMDPTPLGEELVQPIRAAIDALDVALGYRSSFDPASVERSFRIAMTDISQLVLLPGLWARLRAQAPGVRIEVIHLAADTPARLETGDIDLALGFMPQLEAGFYQQALFRQHYVCLASADHPRIRGSLDLAQFEAEEHAVVTTSGTGHHYLDRELARQNITRRVALQVPNFIGVAFVVEHTELIVTIPTRLGEMLRGRGRFCTYPVPFPLPDYDIKQHWHERFHHDPGNRWLRGLIRELLGEPVGEERKGTLPAGTARAGER; this is encoded by the coding sequence ATGGCCATGCTGAATATCGACACCCGCTTGCTCCAGGTCTTCGACGAAATCTACAAGACGCGCAGCGTCAGCCTGGCGGCCGAACAACTGGGACTGGGACAGCCGGCGGTCAGCATCGCGCTGGGCAAGCTGCGCCAGCACTTCGACGATCCGCTGTTCGTGCGCACCTCGACCGGGATGGACCCGACGCCGCTCGGCGAGGAGCTGGTGCAGCCGATCCGCGCCGCGATCGATGCCCTCGATGTGGCGCTGGGATATCGCAGCAGCTTCGATCCGGCCAGCGTCGAGCGCAGCTTTCGCATCGCCATGACCGACATCTCGCAGCTCGTGCTGCTGCCCGGGCTGTGGGCACGCCTGCGCGCGCAGGCCCCGGGGGTGCGCATCGAGGTGATCCATCTGGCGGCCGACACCCCCGCCCGCCTGGAGACGGGCGACATCGATCTGGCGCTCGGCTTCATGCCCCAGCTCGAGGCCGGCTTCTATCAGCAGGCCTTGTTCCGCCAGCACTATGTCTGCCTGGCGAGCGCCGACCACCCGCGCATCCGGGGCAGTCTCGATCTGGCGCAGTTCGAGGCCGAGGAGCACGCCGTGGTGACGACTTCAGGCACCGGCCACCATTACCTGGACCGTGAGCTGGCACGGCAGAACATCACCCGGCGGGTGGCGCTGCAGGTGCCGAACTTCATCGGCGTCGCCTTCGTCGTCGAGCACACCGAGCTGATCGTGACCATTCCCACCCGCCTCGGTGAAATGCTGCGGGGGCGCGGGCGCTTCTGCACCTACCCGGTGCCGTTTCCGCTCCCGGACTATGACATCAAGCAGCATTGGCACGAGCGCTTCCACCACGACCCGGGCAACCGCTGGCTGCGCGGGCTGATCCGCGAACTGCTCGGCGAGCCGGTGGGGGAGGAGCGGAAAGGGACGCTGCCCGCGGGCACGGCGCGGGCGGGTGAGCGTTAG